The following are encoded in a window of Parambassis ranga chromosome 15, fParRan2.1, whole genome shotgun sequence genomic DNA:
- the LOC114447598 gene encoding melanopsin-A-like, translating into MLADAPHPFPTVDVPDHAHYTIGSVILVIGITGMVGNFLVIYAFSRSRSLRTPANMFIINLAITDLLMCVTQTPTFFTTSMHKRWIFGEKGCELYAFCGALFGICSMITLTVIAVDRYFVITRPLTSIGVLSRKRAFLILVAAWLYSLGWSLPPFFGWSAYVPEGLMTSCTWDYMTFTPSVRAYTMLLFIFVFFLPLFIIIYCYVFIFRAIRSTNQAVGKINGSTHSHSSTRDSVKSFHRLQNEWKMAKIALIVILLYVISWSPYSTVALTAFAGYADMLTPYMNSVPAIIAKASAIHNPIIYAITHPKYRIALAKYIPCLGVLLCVHPRDLRSTSSSFMSTRRSTVTSQTSDISSQFTRQSKSRLSSASDSESGLTDTEADLSSMSSRPASRQVSCDISRDTAELPDFKPSSSFKSKMKSHDSGIFEKTSYDTDISMAAVSERSSIPNSGDFTDGHMMRGAIGRIPSIVITSETSPFLPIGRNGSRVARPKTTSSSTGAGSG; encoded by the exons ATGCTGGCCGACGCCCCCCACCCCTTCCCCACCGTGGACGTGCCCGACCACGCCCACTACACCATCGGCTCCGTCATCCTGGTTATCGGCATCACCGGCATGGTGGGGAACTTCCTGGTCATCTACGCCTTCAGCAG gagtCGCAGCCTGCGGACGCCGGCCAACATGTTCATCATTAATCTGGCCATCACAGACCTGCTGATGTGCGTCACACAGACGCCCACCTTCTTCACCACCAGCATGCACAAGAGGTGGATCTTTGGAGAgaaag gttGTGAGCTCTACGCCTTCTGTGGCGCTCTCTTCGGGATCTGCTCCATGATCACGCTGACGGTGATCGCTGTCGACCGTTACTTCGTCATCACGCGACCTCTCACCTCCATCGGCGTATTGTCACGGAAACGGGCCTTCCTCATCCTTGTGGCGGCCTGGCTGTACTCCCTGGGCTGGAGCCTGCCGCCGTTCTTCGGCTGGA GCGCCTATGTCCCTGAGGGCCTGATGACTTCCTGTACGTGGGACTACATGACGTTCACTCCATCAGTGCGAGCGTACACTATGCTGCTCTTCATCTTCGtcttcttcctgccgctcttcatcatcatctattGCTACGTCTTCATCTTCCGCGCCATCCGCTCCACCAACCA ggCGGTGGGGAAGATTAACGGCAGCACtcacagccacagcagcactcGGGACTCGGTGAAGAGCTTCCACCGCCTGCAGAACGAGTGGAAGATGGCGAAGATCGCTCTGATCGTCATCCTGCTCTACGTCATCTCCTGGTCCCCGTACTCCACCGTGGCCCTCACAGCCTTCGCCGG gtaTGCAGACATGTTGACCCCCTACATGAACTCTGTGCCCGCCATCATCGCCAAGGCCTCCGCCATCCACAACCCCATCATCTACGCCATCACACACCCCAAGTACAG GATAGCGTTAGCCAAGTACATCCCATGTCTGGGCGTCCTGCTGTGCGTCCATCCTCGCGACCTGcgctccaccagcagcagcttcatgtccACGCGCCGCTCCACGGTGACCAGCCAGACCTCCGACATCAGCAGCCAGTTCACACGGCAGAGCAAGTCCCGCCTCTCCTCCGCCTCCGACAGCGAATCA GGTCTGACGGACACCGAGGCTGATCTGTCCAGTATGAGCTCCAGACCTGCCAGCCGCCAGGTTTCCTGTGACATCAGCAGAGACACCGCCGAGCTGCCCGACTTCAAACCGTCCTCCAGCTTCAAGTCCAAGATGAAGAGCCACGACTCGGGCATCTTTGAAAAG aCGTCCTACGACACTGACATCTCCATGGCGGCGGTCAGTGAACGCAGCAGCATCCCAAAC AGCGGCGACTTCACGGACGGACACATGATGAGAGGCGCCATCGGTCGAATCCCGAGCATCGTCATCACCTCGGAGACCAGCCCCTTCCTTCCTATTGGACGAAACGGCTCGCGCGTGGCCCGACCCAagacaaccagcagcagcacgggGGCGGGGTCAGGGTAG